DNA from Solanum stenotomum isolate F172 chromosome 3, ASM1918654v1, whole genome shotgun sequence:
gattactgaatatattattataaattaccaattttaaactttaataattagaaaaaattaaaattttaaatttatgaacttCAAATTTTGACTTCCTAGAGGACATGGACCGCACTTCAAAAACCACCAGCTTTTGTCCTCATCTGCACCTCACAACGTAGAGCTTTCCCCTAAATATCACTTGCTATTTTATTGTCTTTTactgcaattttttttgaaagttcatttttttaatcttataagATATCCTTGTCTATCCCCTTCTACGTATCAAATGAACCATAAGTCTTCATCTTTTGTTGTGATGCTACTTATTGACGTTAATAAGTGTGACTCGTTCAGATCATGAGCTGACACAAAAGCAAGAAAACTTTTACAATATCCGTGAATGGGATAGGATGAAAAATGGAAATATGCCTCCATTTGTTACTTGTAACAAAATTCTCTTGTACACATGAACGATGAATTTTCTTCCAACTATTCCACTATTTCCACAATACCAATGCACTGATGAGTGAATTAAGTTCAAAGATGTGTAATTCTTACAACAAAGCTACACTCTTTACTGCTAATTAAAACActtttagcttttgaacaagctGGCAAGTTCACCCTTCTCATACATGGAGGTCAAGATATCACACCCACCAACCAACTCACCCTTCACAAAAATTTGTGGAAATGTAGGCCAGTTACTATAGTTCTTCAACGTCTCCCTCAACCCGGAGTTGTACTCTTCATCAAGGACATCGATGCTTTCATAATCAACACCTTCACTTTCGAGAATGGCTACCACCCTTTGTGAGAACCCACATTGTGGTGCACTTCTTGACCCTTTAATGAAAGCAACCACCTTGTTTTCCTTCACTAGCCGGTCAATGAGATCCTCCAAGGGCACTGTTAACTGTACATGACGGCCTGGTGTTAACCTTAGATCAGCCTTCTTCTTTGGAGGCTGACGTACCCATGTTGAATTTCCAGGTTCATTACCCGGTGGTACCTTTCCATTGGTCGCAATATGTTCTTCCATCCATGATTTCCAAGATTCAGTTAAGGCGGTTCTATCTGGCTCATCAACCACACCAACCTACAAACATTATACCAGTTattaagtaaaagaaaaaatatagcCGTAAAATCCTGAAGtataaaaagagaaacaaatgTGAAATTTACCGGCATAAGTGATAACCGGTGCGGACTTGTATTTCAGTATTAAGAAGATAGGCAATGTATTACACTTCTACTGCTTAGAGGAATCCTTTGCAATTTATTATGCTCTAACTGCTTAGAGGATTCTTGTACTAATAGTCAAGGTGCAGACACAGCTGTTGAGATTCTAAGCAAGAATATCAGTTGATATATGTGATGTTTGACAAAGTCACATTCACATAATAAGATGATTAGAAAATGTTCATATGTCAAACAATAGTAACATGCTTAGCCAAGTTTTAATATATTGCTTTCGCTCTCTAAAGTAAAGAGATTTGTTTATTCAGCATGGTGTGCCTTATGTGCAGTATAAATCAACATTCCACATAGCAGAGTTATCAACGGCTCACTTAAGTCCTGAAGCTAGGTGCAAAATAGGCTGGAACTTTGCCTCGCTTGGCCAGAGCTTCAGTACAGGCCAATAAGGTGTACACCTCATCACCAATGGGTGTAGTCTCAAAGAGGCAACACTAAACAATAAATATTtctcttaattttaatttttaggttCTTTTGTCAATATAATTGTCAATAGTGctaataattattattcttgAATTAcagatatatatttttgattttatattcACTTGCTCGTTTCTTCATTAAAGCTTGCGCTTTAGTTGCACCTTGCTTTAAAGCCCCAACAGATCTCAGTGCTTTTCTGTGTTTTTCACCTTTGATAACACTGCCAcaaattactatatttttgtcaaatttccCCTTCACAGCTGCACTATGTCATAGAAGAAACATTCTAACGATAAAGAATGTTAATTAAAGGAAGCAGCAAAAGAGTGGTGCTACAAGATGCCCAGCAGCAACCAAACCAAATGCCAATCTTTTTTGGCCGAGGGATAATGTAGTGAGGTAAGTAACCTAGAATGAAATAAATGCCTTCAATCACAAGTGTTGACCACCTGTGTGCATTCAACTAGCACAATCTCCCGCTCTAGCAGTTTTAAGCACCAAAAAACAATTATTCTATATC
Protein-coding regions in this window:
- the LOC125860592 gene encoding bifunctional monothiol glutaredoxin-S16, chloroplastic, whose product is MATFNISFLTQPHSTLPIFSSQNTPSFSSYSVPKTSFLFPSITLRPKSRTTTRHHANIVVAALKKLSETDPLTVPLQPDEISGSFPKESGVYAVYDTNGDLQFVGISRNIAASVLSHKNSVPQLCSSVKVGVVDEPDRTALTESWKSWMEEHIATNGKVPPGNEPGNSTWVRQPPKKKADLRLTPGRHVQLTVPLEDLIDRLVKENKVVAFIKGSRSAPQCGFSQRVVAILESEGVDYESIDVLDEEYNSGLRETLKNYSNWPTFPQIFVKGELVGGCDILTSMYEKGELASLFKS